One genomic window of Scatophagus argus isolate fScaArg1 chromosome 16, fScaArg1.pri, whole genome shotgun sequence includes the following:
- the nkiras2 gene encoding NF-kappa-B inhibitor-interacting Ras-like protein 2 encodes MGKSCKVVVCGQATVGKTAVLEQLLYANHVAGSEPMETLEDIYIGSIETDRGTREQVRFYDTRGLRDGMEFPRHYYTFADGFVLVYSIDSRESFKRMEALKKEIDRHRDKKEVTIIVLGNKLDRQNERRVDSNMAQNWAKNEKVRLWEVSVVDRRTLIEPFVYLASKMTQPQSKSTFPLSRNKNKGSGSTDS; translated from the exons ATGGGCAAAAGCTGTAAAGTGGTTGTGTGTGGCCAGGCTACAGTTGGTAAAACTGCTGTGCTGGAACAACTGCTTTATGCCAATCATGTTGCAG GCTCAGAGCCCATGGAGACCCTGGAGGATATCTACATTGGTTCGATAGAAACTGACCGTGGCACACGAGAGCAGGTGCGCTTCTACGACACGCGTGGACTCCGGGATGGGATGGAGTTTCCTCGACATTACTACACTTTTGCCGATGGCTTTGTACTTGTCTACAGCATTGACAGTAGAGAGTCCTTTAAGCGGATGGAGGCCCTTAAAAAGGAAATCGACCGTCACAGAGACAAGAAAGAG GTGACCATCATTGTGCTGGGCAACAAACTGGACAGGCAGAACGAGAGGAGAGTTGACTCTAACATGGCGCAGAACTGGGCGAAGAACGAGAAGGTGCGTCTGTGGGAGGTGTCGGTGGTCGACCGGCGCACACTGATTGAACCCTTTGTGTACCTGGCCAGCAAAATGACCCAGCCACAGAGCAAGTCCACTTTCCCTCTCAGTCGCAATAAGAATAAGGGCAGTGGGTCGACAGACAGCTGA